A genomic segment from Pleurodeles waltl isolate 20211129_DDA chromosome 9, aPleWal1.hap1.20221129, whole genome shotgun sequence encodes:
- the LOC138258997 gene encoding uncharacterized protein, with translation MASLVTLAGATNEERGARRDPGGSAEPEVWQIFIPVLSLSPSVLSTQRDLGAPGPRSAPGSRTLGARGWHRDSSDDLEIWFKDYCCCGLPMWYCPGDHRCDCPEDTDSHQSEFQSASRHYGSELRRVRHDSSRSSGVQQVMSDHIREALGRWRQDVDHCCEESCCCKGLEYCCKFYCECGVLRWYCDIHRYEGLDLLERGMWNCRTDSPKSQGTSQCSRSDVCHQNDLSSPHELLTSPSGLLCRDGDQMCIQRCPVSNNCSPKQDFRRSPCNQCTSSCKPRQSLRNQSHSPHNSSCSYNKSPHSHESPSRGYESPQSQRESPTAHSESPNNHMMPQCNWRGPHCSPAQPQSLCINRESSSSGHSEASPSSSPGGPRFG, from the exons ATGGCGAGCCTTGTGACCCTGGCAGGTGCAACTAACGAGGAGAGGGGGGCCCGCAGGGACCCCGGCGGCAGCGCAGAACCCGAAGTCTGGCAAATCTTCATCCCGGTGCTTTCCCTCTCGCCCAGCGTGCTGAGCACCCAGAGAGACCTGGGAGCACCAGGGCCAAGGAGCGCACCTGGCAGCCGGACTTTGGGAGCCAGAGGATGGCATCGAG attcGTCTGACGATTTAGAGATATGGTTCAAGGATTACTGCTGCTGTGGTCTTCCAATGTGGTACTGTCCAGGAGACCACCGGTGCGACTGCCCCGAAGACACGGACTCCCACCAATCGGAATTTCAGTCAGCATCACGTCACTACGGATCTGAGCTTCGAAGAGTCCGGCACGACTCCTCCCGCTCTTCAGGTGTACAGCAGGTGATGTCTGACCACATCAGAGAGGCCCTAGGTCGCTGGAGGCAGGACGTAGACCACTGCTGCGAGGAGTCCTGCTGCTGCAAGGGACTTGAGTACTGCTGCAAGTTCTACTGTGAGTGTGGTGTGCTGAGATGGTACTGTGATATTCACCGCTATGAAGGGTTAGACCTTTTAGAGAGGGGAATGTGGAACTGCCGCACAGACTCGCCTAAGAGTCAGGGCACTTCACAGTGCAGCCGAAGTGATGTTTGTCACCAGAATGACCTCTCAAGCCCACATGAACTATTAACCAGTCCCAGTGGTCTATTGTGCAGAGACGGCGACCAAATGTGCATACAGAGATGCCCAGTGAGCAACAACTGTTCTCCAAAGCAAGACTTCAGGAGGTCACCATGCAATCAATGCACGTCATCATGCAAACCTCGTCAATCACTGCGCAACCAAAGCCATTCACCACATAACTCGTCGTGCAGCTACAATAAGTCACCTCACAGCCACGAGTCACCAAGCAGAGGGTATGAGTCACCACAAAGCCAAAGGGAGTCACCAACTGCTCACAGTGAGTCACCAAATAATCACATGATGCCTCAGTGCAACTGGAGGGGGCCACATTGCAGTCCAGCTCAACCACAGTCACTGTGCATCAACAGAGAGTCATCATCTTCTGGCCATAGCGAAGCATCGCCATCATCAAGCCCTGGTGGTCCGCGTTTTGGTTAA